From the Streptomyces sp. Tu 2975 genome, one window contains:
- the ctaD gene encoding cytochrome c oxidase subunit I: MASQSGSRLDEQSEDAYEDELPVHRRQPGNVVVKWLTTTDHKTIGTLYLVTSFMFFLIGGVMALFMRAELARPGTQIMSNEQFNQAFTMHGTVMLLMFATPLFAGFANWIMPLQIGAPDVAFPRLNMFAYWLYLFGSLIAVGGFLTPQGAADFGWFAYAPLSDAIHSPGVGGDMWVMGLAFSGFGTILGSVNFITTIICMRAPGMTMFRMPIFTWNVLLTGVLVLLAFPVLAAALFALEADRKFGAHIFDATNGGALLWQHLFWFFGHPEVYIIALPFFGIVTEILPVFSRKPLFGYIGLVGATIAIAGLSVTVWAHHMYVTGGVLLPFFSFMTFLIAVPTGVKFFNWIGTMWRGSLSFETPMLWAIGFLVTFLFGGLTGVILASPPLDFHVSDSYFVVAHFHYVVFGTVVFAMFAGFHFWWPKFTGKMLDERLGKITFWTLFIGFHGTFLVQHWLGAEGMPRRYADYLAADGFTALNTVSTIASFLLGLSMLPFLYNVWKTAKYGRQITVDDPWGYGRSLEWATSCPPPRHNFTTLPRIRSESPAFDLHHPAIATLDEASDTGRRDVVEPGKGIAPPLGEGKDNR, encoded by the coding sequence GTGGCATCTCAGTCAGGTTCTCGCCTCGATGAGCAGTCGGAAGACGCCTATGAGGACGAGCTGCCCGTACACCGCAGGCAGCCCGGCAATGTCGTCGTGAAGTGGCTGACGACCACCGACCACAAGACGATCGGCACGCTCTACCTCGTCACGTCGTTCATGTTCTTCCTCATCGGCGGCGTGATGGCGCTCTTCATGCGCGCCGAGCTGGCCCGGCCGGGCACGCAGATCATGTCGAACGAGCAGTTCAACCAGGCGTTCACGATGCACGGCACGGTCATGCTGCTGATGTTCGCGACGCCGCTGTTCGCCGGTTTCGCGAACTGGATCATGCCGCTGCAGATCGGCGCGCCGGACGTGGCCTTCCCGCGTCTGAACATGTTCGCGTACTGGCTGTACCTCTTCGGCTCGCTGATCGCGGTGGGCGGCTTCCTCACCCCGCAGGGTGCGGCCGACTTCGGCTGGTTCGCCTACGCCCCGCTGTCGGACGCCATTCACTCCCCCGGGGTGGGCGGCGACATGTGGGTGATGGGCCTGGCGTTCTCCGGCTTCGGCACGATCCTCGGCTCGGTCAACTTCATCACCACGATCATCTGCATGCGCGCTCCCGGCATGACGATGTTCCGGATGCCGATCTTCACCTGGAACGTACTGCTGACCGGTGTACTGGTCCTGCTCGCCTTCCCGGTCCTCGCGGCAGCGCTGTTCGCCCTCGAGGCGGACCGCAAGTTCGGCGCCCACATCTTCGACGCGACCAACGGCGGCGCGTTGCTGTGGCAGCACCTCTTCTGGTTCTTCGGGCACCCCGAGGTGTACATCATCGCCCTGCCGTTCTTCGGCATCGTCACCGAGATCCTGCCGGTCTTCTCGCGCAAGCCCCTCTTCGGTTACATCGGCCTGGTCGGTGCGACGATCGCGATCGCCGGTCTGTCCGTGACGGTGTGGGCCCACCACATGTACGTCACAGGCGGCGTGTTGCTGCCCTTCTTCTCGTTCATGACGTTCCTCATCGCGGTACCGACCGGTGTGAAGTTCTTCAACTGGATCGGCACGATGTGGCGAGGTTCCCTGTCGTTCGAAACACCGATGCTCTGGGCGATCGGCTTCCTCGTGACGTTCCTGTTCGGTGGTCTGACGGGCGTCATCCTCGCGTCGCCGCCGCTGGACTTCCACGTCTCCGACTCGTACTTCGTCGTCGCGCACTTCCACTACGTCGTCTTCGGCACCGTGGTGTTCGCGATGTTCGCCGGATTCCACTTCTGGTGGCCGAAGTTCACGGGCAAGATGCTGGACGAGCGGCTCGGCAAGATCACGTTCTGGACTCTGTTCATCGGCTTCCACGGCACGTTCCTGGTGCAGCACTGGCTGGGCGCCGAGGGCATGCCCCGCCGTTACGCGGACTACCTCGCCGCCGACGGCTTCACCGCCCTCAACACCGTGTCGACGATCGCGTCGTTCCTGCTGGGCCTGTCGATGCTGCCGTTCCTGTACAACGTCTGGAAGACGGCGAAGTACGGCCGGCAGATCACGGTCGACGACCCGTGGGGCTACGGCCGCTCGCTCGAGTGGGCGACCTCCTGCCCGCCGCCGCGGCACAACTTCACCACGCTCCCCCGGATCCGCTCGGAGTCGCCGGCGTTCGACCTTCACCACCCGGCCATCGCCACCCTGGACGAGGCCTCGGACACCGGTCGGCGGGATGTCGTCGAGCCGGGGAAGGGAATCGCTCCGCCCCTCGGCGAGGGGAAGGACAACCGGTGA
- a CDS encoding nitrate reductase, translating into MEDSVDRIAEPWGGRTPYSRHGAWPTRVDTHLAEGVTEDEVQRWVQSASILHSDGDAMDIAVKDGRMVGVRGRAVDRVNRGRLGPKDLFAWQANASPDRLTRPLIRQDGRLVETDWPTAMDRVVARSRELLEERGPGSIGFYTTGQLFLEEYYTLAVLARAGIGTNHLDGNTRLCTSTAAEALKESFGCDGQPGSYDDIDHADVIALFGHNLAETQPVQWMRVLDRLEGADPPRLVCVDPRPTRVARRATVHLAPRPGTNVALLNALLHETIRHDRVDHEYIEAHTVGFEELAARVKDCTAEWAAAICDVPARLIVEAAEVLGGADRLLSTVLQGVYQSHQATAAAVQINNLHLIRGMLGRPGAGVLQMNGQPTAQNTRECGANGDLPGFRNWENDEHVADLARVWNVEPATIPHYAPPTHAMQMFRYAEQGSIRMLWISGTNPAVSLPELSRIRSILSGERLFVVVQDLFLTETAQLADVVLPAATWGEKTGTFTNADRTVHLSDKAVEPPGEARPDLDIFLDYAARMDFRDKDGGPLIPWRDPESAFDAWKRCSAGRPCDYTGLSYGLLRGGSGVQWPCTEDDPSGTPRLYTDGISWAHPDRCEAYGKDLVTGASSGVVEYRSLNPDGKAMLKAAEFMPLHEAPSEEYPFQLTTGRTVYHFHTRTKTGRTPQLNAAAPDVWVEISEADAAARDLAEGDLVEVGSPRGSLRGRLRVTGLRRGTLFVPFHYGYWDTPAGFGPNASVPGRAANETTVTDWDAASKQPLFKTAAATLTLVEKGSGRHSPAPTTTASEPGRDSGVPATEGGPDARVRQTTDDGSSQEGGRQ; encoded by the coding sequence GTGGAAGATTCGGTGGACCGGATCGCCGAACCCTGGGGCGGTCGGACCCCGTACTCGCGGCACGGAGCATGGCCGACCCGCGTGGACACCCACCTCGCCGAGGGCGTCACGGAGGACGAGGTCCAGCGGTGGGTGCAGTCGGCCTCGATCCTGCACTCCGACGGGGACGCGATGGACATCGCCGTCAAGGACGGCCGCATGGTCGGTGTGCGAGGAAGGGCGGTCGACCGGGTCAACCGGGGCCGGCTGGGGCCCAAGGACCTCTTCGCCTGGCAGGCCAACGCCTCGCCCGACCGGCTGACGAGGCCGCTGATCCGACAGGACGGACGGCTGGTGGAGACCGACTGGCCGACGGCGATGGACCGCGTCGTCGCCCGCTCCCGCGAGCTGCTGGAGGAACGCGGTCCGGGCTCCATCGGCTTCTACACCACGGGTCAGCTGTTCCTGGAGGAGTACTACACGCTCGCGGTCCTCGCCCGGGCCGGCATCGGGACGAACCACCTCGACGGCAACACCCGACTGTGCACCTCCACCGCCGCGGAGGCCCTCAAGGAATCCTTCGGCTGCGACGGACAGCCGGGCAGCTACGACGACATCGACCACGCCGACGTGATCGCCCTGTTCGGGCACAACCTCGCCGAGACCCAGCCGGTGCAGTGGATGCGCGTACTGGACCGGCTGGAGGGGGCCGACCCGCCGCGGCTCGTCTGCGTCGATCCGCGGCCGACCCGGGTGGCACGCCGCGCCACGGTGCATCTGGCGCCGCGTCCCGGCACCAACGTGGCGCTCCTCAACGCGCTGCTGCACGAGACGATCCGTCACGACCGGGTGGACCACGAGTACATCGAGGCGCACACGGTCGGCTTCGAGGAACTCGCCGCACGCGTCAAGGACTGCACCGCCGAGTGGGCGGCCGCGATCTGCGACGTACCCGCCAGGCTGATCGTCGAGGCGGCGGAAGTCCTCGGTGGCGCCGACCGGCTGCTCTCCACGGTGCTGCAGGGCGTCTACCAGTCCCATCAGGCGACCGCGGCCGCCGTCCAGATCAACAACCTGCACCTGATCCGCGGGATGCTCGGACGGCCCGGCGCCGGCGTGCTGCAGATGAACGGGCAGCCGACCGCCCAGAACACCCGCGAGTGCGGCGCCAACGGCGACCTGCCGGGATTCCGGAATTGGGAGAACGACGAGCACGTGGCCGACCTGGCCAGGGTGTGGAACGTCGAACCGGCCACCATCCCGCACTACGCGCCGCCCACCCACGCCATGCAGATGTTCCGCTACGCGGAGCAGGGCTCCATCCGGATGCTGTGGATCAGCGGCACCAACCCGGCCGTCTCACTGCCCGAGCTCTCACGGATCCGCTCGATCCTCTCCGGTGAACGGCTGTTCGTGGTGGTGCAGGACCTGTTCCTGACCGAGACCGCCCAACTGGCCGACGTCGTCCTCCCCGCGGCGACCTGGGGCGAGAAGACCGGCACCTTCACCAACGCGGACCGCACGGTGCACCTGTCCGACAAGGCCGTGGAACCGCCCGGGGAGGCGCGGCCCGACCTGGACATCTTCCTCGACTACGCCGCCCGTATGGACTTCCGCGACAAGGACGGCGGCCCGCTGATCCCCTGGCGCGACCCCGAGTCGGCGTTCGACGCGTGGAAGCGCTGCAGCGCCGGCCGGCCCTGTGACTACACCGGTCTCTCGTACGGCCTGCTGCGCGGCGGCAGCGGTGTCCAGTGGCCCTGCACCGAGGACGATCCCTCCGGCACGCCGCGTCTGTACACCGACGGGATCAGCTGGGCGCACCCGGACCGCTGCGAGGCCTACGGCAAGGACCTGGTGACCGGCGCGTCCTCCGGCGTCGTCGAGTACCGCTCGCTCAACCCGGACGGAAAGGCCATGCTCAAGGCCGCCGAGTTCATGCCGCTGCACGAGGCGCCGAGCGAGGAGTACCCGTTCCAGCTGACGACCGGTCGCACCGTCTACCACTTCCACACGCGAACCAAGACCGGCCGCACACCCCAACTGAACGCGGCGGCGCCCGATGTGTGGGTGGAGATCTCCGAGGCCGACGCCGCCGCACGCGACCTCGCGGAGGGCGACCTCGTCGAGGTCGGCTCCCCGCGCGGCTCCCTGCGGGGGCGGCTGCGCGTCACCGGACTGCGGCGGGGAACGCTGTTCGTGCCCTTCCACTACGGCTACTGGGACACCCCCGCCGGCTTCGGCCCCAACGCCTCGGTCCCGGGCCGGGCCGCGAACGAGACCACCGTCACGGATTGGGACGCGGCCTCCAAGCAGCCGCTGTTCAAGACCGCCGCCGCGACGCTCACCCTCGTGGAGAAGGGCAGCGGGCGACACTCACCCGCCCCCACCACCACCGCCTCCGAGCCCGGCCGTGACTCCGGCGTCCCCGCGACGGAAGGCGGACCCGACGCCCGCGTGCGGCAGACGACGGACGACGGTTCCTCGCAGGAAGGGGGCCGGCAGTGA
- a CDS encoding SDR family NAD(P)-dependent oxidoreductase — MTEGQGTAKGPVMLITGASSGIGAAVATRFAAVPGWRLLLHGRDAERLDHVAARTGGAPLRADLSDPASAGRIAAEAIGSAGRVDVLVAAAGVGWAGPFTAIPASAIDEVLAVDLASVVHLVHQLLPQMVERGRGRIVLLGSIAGAVGVGDEAVYSAAKAALGTFADSLAYELRGTGVTISLVLPGIVDTPFFERRGTPPRRTGLKLLTPEQVAEAVWRAVMRRHRAEIFLPQWLRLPARIHGAVPLVFRRLAERFG; from the coding sequence ATGACGGAAGGACAGGGAACAGCGAAGGGGCCGGTGATGCTGATCACCGGGGCGTCCTCCGGGATCGGGGCCGCCGTCGCGACCCGCTTCGCCGCCGTGCCCGGCTGGCGCTTGCTCCTGCACGGACGCGACGCCGAGCGGCTGGACCACGTGGCGGCGCGCACGGGCGGAGCCCCGCTGCGGGCCGACCTGAGCGACCCGGCGAGCGCCGGCCGGATCGCCGCCGAGGCCATCGGATCCGCCGGCCGCGTGGACGTCCTGGTGGCGGCGGCCGGCGTCGGCTGGGCAGGGCCGTTCACCGCCATACCGGCTTCGGCGATCGACGAGGTGCTGGCCGTCGATCTGGCGTCCGTCGTGCACCTGGTGCATCAGCTCCTGCCGCAGATGGTCGAGCGGGGCAGGGGAAGGATCGTGCTGCTCGGTTCCATCGCCGGAGCGGTGGGCGTCGGCGACGAGGCGGTGTACTCGGCGGCCAAGGCGGCGCTGGGCACCTTCGCCGACAGTCTCGCGTACGAACTGAGAGGGACCGGCGTGACGATCTCCCTGGTGCTGCCGGGCATCGTCGACACGCCGTTCTTCGAACGGCGCGGCACCCCGCCCCGCCGCACCGGCCTGAAGCTCCTCACCCCGGAGCAGGTGGCCGAAGCGGTCTGGCGGGCGGTGATGCGGCGGCACCGGGCCGAGATCTTCCTGCCGCAGTGGCTGCGGCTGCCGGCGCGTATCCACGGAGCGGTGCCCCTCGTCTTCCGGCGCCTGGCCGAGCGCTTCGGCTGA
- a CDS encoding galactosyldiacylglycerol synthase produces MGGRFMVLSAGMGAGHDAVAGEMGRRLAAAGHEVLVRDVLTLLPPGTGRALRSSYRFSVRHVPGLYAGVHAVFLEQWSGAGRPPSRRGTVTDMAPLAALAEGRLTALVRDRRPDAVVSTFHLAGQITGRMRDRGTLAVPSAVFVTDFAVHRGWLHPGNDLYLCVTRTCAEAVHAATGRPATAPGPVVPPEFGRPAAQDPPGWADGRPPVLICTGAWGVGSGLTRTAEVLARHGCLPVLLCGRDERLRRRAAAVPGAVALGWVDDLPELMSHVRLLIDNAAGQTAVQALAAGVPVIGYRPIAGHGVEGVRAMAAEGVTVWAGGIGELLARVDELVAPGPVRDGQVARAAALFRDDAARLVAALPGSGPPGA; encoded by the coding sequence ATGGGTGGGCGCTTCATGGTGCTCAGCGCGGGCATGGGGGCCGGCCACGACGCGGTCGCCGGTGAAATGGGGCGCAGGCTCGCCGCAGCGGGCCACGAGGTGCTGGTACGTGACGTGCTGACCCTCCTGCCGCCCGGCACCGGCCGGGCTCTGAGATCGTCGTACCGGTTCTCCGTACGGCACGTTCCGGGCCTCTACGCGGGCGTGCACGCGGTGTTCCTCGAGCAGTGGAGCGGCGCGGGCCGTCCGCCCTCACGCCGCGGCACGGTGACGGACATGGCCCCGCTCGCCGCGCTGGCGGAGGGCCGGCTGACAGCGCTCGTCCGCGACCGGCGCCCCGACGCCGTGGTCTCGACCTTCCATCTGGCCGGTCAGATCACCGGCCGGATGCGCGACCGCGGCACCCTGGCTGTCCCGAGCGCCGTGTTCGTCACCGACTTCGCCGTCCACCGCGGCTGGCTCCACCCCGGCAACGACCTGTACCTGTGCGTCACGCGGACGTGCGCGGAGGCGGTGCACGCGGCGACCGGCCGGCCGGCGACCGCCCCCGGGCCGGTGGTGCCGCCGGAGTTCGGCCGTCCCGCCGCGCAGGACCCGCCCGGCTGGGCCGACGGCCGGCCGCCGGTGCTGATCTGCACCGGCGCCTGGGGCGTCGGGTCAGGGCTGACGCGCACAGCGGAGGTGCTCGCGCGCCACGGCTGCCTGCCCGTGCTGCTGTGCGGCCGCGACGAACGGCTGCGCCGCCGGGCGGCCGCGGTACCGGGCGCGGTCGCGCTCGGCTGGGTGGACGATCTGCCGGAACTGATGTCCCACGTAAGGCTGTTGATCGACAACGCGGCCGGCCAGACGGCGGTGCAGGCACTCGCCGCGGGCGTTCCCGTCATCGGCTACCGTCCGATCGCCGGCCACGGTGTCGAAGGTGTACGCGCGATGGCGGCGGAGGGCGTGACGGTGTGGGCGGGCGGCATCGGCGAACTACTGGCCCGCGTGGACGAGTTGGTCGCGCCGGGTCCCGTGAGGGACGGTCAGGTCGCACGCGCCGCGGCCTTGTTCCGTGACGACGCGGCACGCCTCGTCGCCGCCTTGCCCGGAAGCGGTCCGCCGGGCGCCTGA